The Asticcacaulis sp. EMRT-3 region GGCCGGTCAGGTGATCAAGGTGCGCGAAGCCTCCGGCCTGCCGGTAGCGGTGGGCTTTGGCATCCGCTCGCCGGAACGCGCCGCCGAAGTGGCCCGCGTGGCCGATGCCGCCGTCGTCGGCTCGGCTCTGGTGGACGAAATCCACACGTCTTTACTTGAAAATACACTCGCCAGCGCAAAAGTTCTGGAAAAGGCCGCCATTTTGGCTAAGGCTGTTCACAGCGCCAGAAACTAGAGACTTGCGATTAAGGTTTACGGAGTACCCTATGCCTATGGCCGATTCCTCAAACAAAGGTCCGAAATTGCCCCCCAATGCCCGTCCGGCCGAGCGCCGTGACCGTGGCGGCTGGCTGGCCAAGATTGCCCCCGGCGTGTCGAAATTCGTGTCGCGGCGCGAAACGCCCGAAAATCTGTGGGTCAAATGCCCCGATACGGGTGAAATGATCTATCGTTCCGATCTCGAAGCCGCCCTGTGGGTGACGCCTTCGGGCCGCCATATGCGCATCGGGGCCGAAGCGCGCATGAAGTTCACCTTCGATGACGGCCAGTGGGAAAGCCTGCCGACGCCGGAAGTCATCGAAGATCCGCTGCAATTCTCGGACGGCAAGCCCTATGTCGAGCGCCTGAAGGCCGCCCGCGCCAAGACCGGTGCGCGCGATGTCATGGCGATTGGCTATGGTAAGATTCAAGGCATCGATTGTATCGTGCTGGTGCAGGATTTTGCCTTTATGGGCGGCAGCATGGGCACGGCGGCGGGCGAAGCCTTCATCGCCGCTGCCCGCGCCGCGATTGGCCGCAAATGCCCGATGGTGGTCTTCACCGCCGCCGGTGGCGCCCGGATGCAGGAAGGGGCTTTGTCCCTGATGCAGATGGCGCGCACCACCCTGGCCATTCAGGAACTGAAAGCCGCGCAACTGCCCTATCTGGTGGTGCTGACCGACCCGACCACGGGCGGCGTTACGGCGTCCTATGCCATGCTGGGCGATATTCATCTGGCCGAACCGGGCGCGCTGATCGGCTTTGCCGGGCGGATCGTGATTGAGAACACCATCCGCGAAAAACTGCCCGAAGATTTCCAGACCGCCGAATATCTGGTCGAAAAAGGCATGGTCGATCGCGTGGTGCCACGCGGCGAACTGCCCGAAGTGCTGGGCGCGCTGATGTCGATGCTGATGGGTGGCCGCCGCCGCGCGGCATAAGTTTCGGGGTTTGGGGCCAATGGCCCCAAGCCTTCCTTTATCTTTCACGCCCTCCGCCCATTCGGGCGGGAAGCGTGAAAGATAAGAAAGTTTGCGGGGTCACAGACCCCACGCCCCATAACTTAGCCACTGACATGACCGACCGCCTCCTTCCCTTTGACGCCCCGCTGGAACGCCTCAAGGCGCTGCACCCCAAACTGATCGACCTCAATCTCGACCGGATGCTGCGCGTCTGCGCCGCGCTTGGCGATCCGCACATGCGCCTGCCGCCCGTGGTGCATGTGGCGGGCACCAATGGCAAGGGCTCGACCATCGCTTTTTTGCGCGCCATGTGTGAGGCCGCCGGTCTGCGCGTCCATACCTATATCTCCCCGCATCTGGTGCGCTTTGCCGAACGCATCCGTCTGGCAGGCACTCTGATCACGGACGATTATCTGGCCGATGTGCTGGCCCGCGTCGAAGCCGCCAATGCCGGACAGCCGCTGACCTTTTTTGAATCGACCACTGCTGCGGCTTTTCTGGCCTTTTCGGAAACCCCCGCCGATCTTTTGCTGTTAGAGACGGGGCTGGGCGGGCGGCTCGACGCCACCAATATCATCGCCGCGCCGCGCCTGACCCTGATCACCCCGATTGACTATGATCATCAGGCCTTTCTCGGCACCGAACTGAACCAGATCGCCCGCGAAAAAGCCGGTATCTTCAAGCGCGGCACGCCCGCCCTGTCCGCCCGTCAGGCCGAAGAGGCGCGCGATGCGCTGGAGCGTCAGGCGCTGAAACTGGGCGTGGATTTAGGCTTTCTCGGTGAAGGCTTCGATGGCTGGCGCGAAGGCGAACACCTGATATTTCAGGATGATGCGGCGCTTTATGACTTTCCCCGCCCATCGCTGGCCGGGGCGCACCAGTTCGATAATGCGGCCCTGGCCATCAAGGCGGCGCTGACGCTTGGCCTGCCGCCGGAAGCCATCGAAAAGGGCCTGAAGGCCGCGCAATGGCCGGGCCGATTACAGGCGCTGAAGGCCGGGCCGCTCTATGACGCCCTGCCCGACAAGGCTTCCGAACTGTGGCTTGATGGCGGTCACAATCCCCATGCGGCGCGCGCCTTGCGGCACTTTATCGAAGAGATGGCGGCGCGCGATCCCAAACCGCTGAAAATCATCTGTGGACTGATCAATACCAAGGATACGTCAGAATTTTTCGCTGGTTTTGAAGGGCTCGACGCCGATTTTTCGTGCGTCGGCTTTTCCAGCGACGCCGCCATCCCGCCTGCCGAACTGGCCGAGGCCGCAAAAGCGCATGGGCTGAGGGCCGGTGTCGCCGATAGCCCGCTGGCGGCGATCAGGGCGCTCACGCCCGAAGCCTGCCGCGTCATTATCTGCGGCTCGCTCTATCTGGCGGGCGATGTGCTGGCCCTGTCACCGGCCACCTGGCCGGTCTGATCAAACCGCGCACCAGACCTCAGGCGACGCGCACCAGACGGCGCGGAGCCTGTTCACCCAGGTCAGCGAACCATTGCGTGGGGTCGAGCGCCACCTCGTCGGTCAGGGCCAGGGCGTCCCAGTTGATGCGCGGGGCCTTGCGTTCGGATGCGGCCACAATAGCGCGCAGTTCGGCGGCCGAGGTCACCCCCACCATGACGGTGGAGACGCCTTCGATATTGAGCGCGTAAGATAAGGCGGCGTGCAAAGGATCAGCGCCGCTTTCGGCCATGATACGGCGCACGCGCGACAGGTGCGGCCCGATGGCCGTGAGGTTGTTCGGCAGGGCTTCGCGCGGCAGGAACAACAGCCCCTGCAAAAAGACCGACCTGATCTGCACCTCGACGCCGAGATCGCTCATCGCCTTGATGTCGCCACCGCGTACCAGACGCTGATCGAGGATTGAGGCCGGCACCTGCATGATGTCGGGCTTGAAGCGCTTCGCCAGCAACAGCGGCTGGTCGGCATGGCTGGCCGAAATGCCGATCTTGCTGATCAGCCCCTCGGCCTTCAGCTTTTCCAGCCGCGCCCACAGGGCATTGCCCTGATCGCCGGTCAGATCTTCGGCATGATCGACAAGCGCGGCGTGAGCGCGCACCAGACCCATATGGTCGATGCTGCGGCGCAGGCGTGATTCCAGCCAGTCGAGCCCCTTTTCGAGGCGCAAAGTGCGGATCTGCGGCCTGAAAGGTGAGGGAAACGGCCAGTTGCGGCCCAGGATGCGCTCGACATCGCCATCATAGTGCGAGGCGTCGATATTGAGCACCTTGCAATTGGCGGCATATTGCAAAATCTGACGCACCTCGTCCTCGCCCACGCGCCCGCGCGTGTTCGATATGCCGTAATCGCCGCCAAATTGCGCCGAACCAAGACCGAGGGTGGCCGTCATGCCGCTTCAGTAACCTGTCATTAACCCTAGCCCTTAACCACAGGGCAATGGCTCGACTTTGCGGCTGAAATGCTGAAGAAGGTCTTTACACCGGATAAAAAACCTGTGTGGTTCGGTCTTTTTTGGCGTTAAAAATCAAGGGTTAACGCGCATTAACGGCTATGGCGAAATTGTGAGGCGTCAGATGCCGAAAACCTGCATCCGCTCTGCGAACGACGATACGGTCACACCCTGATCGGTGACCAGGCCATCGCTCAGGGCATAGACCCAGCCGTGAATGGCCAGGGACTGGCCCTCGCTCCACGCCCGCTGAACAATCGGATTGACCGAGACATTGCGCACCTGCTGGATGACGTTCAGTTCGCACAGACGGTCGAATTTCGCCTTGTCTTCGTGCAGATGCGCCAGCTCGTCGGCGTGATTGTGCGCCACTTCGCGGATCGGGGCCAGCCAGTGATCAATCAGGCTGTCGCCCTTCGATTCGATCGCCGCGCGCACGCCGCCGCAGCCATAATGGCCGACCACGAGGATGTGCTTGACCTTCAGAACCTGCACGGCGAACTGCAAGACGCTTAAGTAATTGGCGTCCTGCGACGGGGCCATATTGGCGATATTGCGGTGAACGAACATTTCACCCGGATCGAGATCAACGATTTCGGTGGCGGGGACGCGCGAATCCGAACAGCCGATCCATAAATATTCGGGCGATTGCTGCGCCACCAGACGGCGGAAGAAGTCGGGATCGACCTCGGTCTTGGTGCGGGCCCAATGGCGGTTATTGTCGATGAGTGCGTTCAGCATGGCCATGCATGTTCTCCCAATCAAAACCTGATGGAGCTATATACGGCCAGATGTGCGGATCAAGTCATTTTTGCTGCATTGCATCAGGCTTTGGCGAAGCCATGACCGGACAGGCGAGGTGCTCCAGCCCATGCACGATGCAGCCCAGCGAATCATCGAGCGCCTGTCCGGCCCTGGTGAACGAACCATAATGGACGGCCAGAATGATCACCACCACACCGAGCAGACTCAGGATCGCTTCGATCAGATTGATCAGCACCAGCACGGGTCGCACCCGCACCTTGCGGGCATAGGAGGCCAGACCTTCCGAGGCAGGCGCACGCACCGGTTCGGAAAACTTCATGCTTCATCCCCT contains the following coding sequences:
- a CDS encoding carbonic anhydrase; the encoded protein is MLNALIDNNRHWARTKTEVDPDFFRRLVAQQSPEYLWIGCSDSRVPATEIVDLDPGEMFVHRNIANMAPSQDANYLSVLQFAVQVLKVKHILVVGHYGCGGVRAAIESKGDSLIDHWLAPIREVAHNHADELAHLHEDKAKFDRLCELNVIQQVRNVSVNPIVQRAWSEGQSLAIHGWVYALSDGLVTDQGVTVSSFAERMQVFGI
- a CDS encoding aldo/keto reductase; protein product: MTATLGLGSAQFGGDYGISNTRGRVGEDEVRQILQYAANCKVLNIDASHYDGDVERILGRNWPFPSPFRPQIRTLRLEKGLDWLESRLRRSIDHMGLVRAHAALVDHAEDLTGDQGNALWARLEKLKAEGLISKIGISASHADQPLLLAKRFKPDIMQVPASILDQRLVRGGDIKAMSDLGVEVQIRSVFLQGLLFLPREALPNNLTAIGPHLSRVRRIMAESGADPLHAALSYALNIEGVSTVMVGVTSAAELRAIVAASERKAPRINWDALALTDEVALDPTQWFADLGEQAPRRLVRVA
- a CDS encoding folylpolyglutamate synthase/dihydrofolate synthase family protein — translated: MTDRLLPFDAPLERLKALHPKLIDLNLDRMLRVCAALGDPHMRLPPVVHVAGTNGKGSTIAFLRAMCEAAGLRVHTYISPHLVRFAERIRLAGTLITDDYLADVLARVEAANAGQPLTFFESTTAAAFLAFSETPADLLLLETGLGGRLDATNIIAAPRLTLITPIDYDHQAFLGTELNQIAREKAGIFKRGTPALSARQAEEARDALERQALKLGVDLGFLGEGFDGWREGEHLIFQDDAALYDFPRPSLAGAHQFDNAALAIKAALTLGLPPEAIEKGLKAAQWPGRLQALKAGPLYDALPDKASELWLDGGHNPHAARALRHFIEEMAARDPKPLKIICGLINTKDTSEFFAGFEGLDADFSCVGFSSDAAIPPAELAEAAKAHGLRAGVADSPLAAIRALTPEACRVIICGSLYLAGDVLALSPATWPV
- a CDS encoding acetyl-CoA carboxylase carboxyltransferase subunit beta; this encodes MADSSNKGPKLPPNARPAERRDRGGWLAKIAPGVSKFVSRRETPENLWVKCPDTGEMIYRSDLEAALWVTPSGRHMRIGAEARMKFTFDDGQWESLPTPEVIEDPLQFSDGKPYVERLKAARAKTGARDVMAIGYGKIQGIDCIVLVQDFAFMGGSMGTAAGEAFIAAARAAIGRKCPMVVFTAAGGARMQEGALSLMQMARTTLAIQELKAAQLPYLVVLTDPTTGGVTASYAMLGDIHLAEPGALIGFAGRIVIENTIREKLPEDFQTAEYLVEKGMVDRVVPRGELPEVLGALMSMLMGGRRRAA